The genomic region GGCTACCATTTGTAATGGCTATGTTTTTATCTTCCACTTGCCAACCATAGGTCTTTGCAAGGAAAGCCGCGACAGCATGGACAAATTCCATCCGTCCCTGCGGGGCATCATAGCGAGCAATCGTCTGCTCAAAGGCATCACCATCTGCCAGCATCTTTTCAAGCTGCCTGCGATAAGCCTGTTCAACTTCTGTTATTCTTGCAGGATTGCCACCTCCAAGACCATAGGAAGGCAAATCAGAGGAAATAGGTTTACCCAAGTCATCCATCAACTGCAGGATACCTGACCGCTGGGTAAGCTTTTCTCCAAATTGCGATATTTTCATAGAAAGCCTCAATGATAAAAAGAGTTCCCTTTACCATACAAAGGGCTCCTGCAAAATGCAAGAGCCCTATCTTTTGACAAATCAGCTTGTTGCCCTGATATCAGAGCTTTGCAAGATACTCGTTCATTGCCTTGGCAGCCTTACGTCCCTGACCCATTGCCAGGATTACCGTTGCTGCTCCCAACACGATGTCCCCGCCGGCATAGACTCCTTTGAGCGTAGTCTCACAGGTATCTTCATTGACGATGAAATTACCACGTTTGTTGGTATCAATGCCTTCTGTCGTCAGCTTGATCAACGGATTGGAAGTATTTCCGATGGAAACCACAACGGTATCGAACGGATATACTTTCTCAGTTCCGGGAATTTCCACAGGACTTCTTCTGCCGGAAGCATCAGGTTCGCCAAGCTTGCAGGTAATTACCTTGACACCGGTTACCCTTCCCTTCTCATCTGCAACAATCTCATGGGGCTGATGCAAAAGCATGAATTTTACGCCTTCTTCCTTGGCATGCCCGACTTCTTCCTTCCTGGCAGGCAATTCGGTTTCACTTCTGCGATAGATAACCGTAACTTCCTTGGCACCAAGACGAAGTGCAGTACGGGCCGCATCCATTGCAACATTGCCACCACCGAAGATGGCAACCTTTTCACTCTGCCATTCGGGAGTCATGCTATGTTCGGCATCATAGGCCTTCATCAGATTACTGCGGGTCAGATATTCATTGGCACTGAATACACCGACATTGTTCTCTCCGGGAATACCGAGGAATTTCGGCAAACCGGCGCCAGAACCGATGAATATCGCCTCAAAACCATCCTTTTTCATCAAATCTTCGATGGTCTGGGTACGTCCGACAAGAAAATTCAAATTGATTTCAACGCCCATCTTGGTCAAACCATCCAATTCTCTCTGAACCAGTTTTTTCGGTAGACGGAATTCAGGAATCCCATAGACAAGCACACCGCCGGCCTTGTGCAAAGCTTCGAACATAACCACTTCATGTCCGGCACGTCTCAAATCCGCCGCAGCAGAAATGGAAGCAGGACCAGAACCGACGACAGCTACCTTATGCCCAGAAGAAGGAGCAACTTCAGGAGTAACATCACAGTCATGTTCCCTGGAGTAATCAGCAACAAAGCGTTCAATCCTGCCGATTGCAACTGCCTGGTCCACATCCTTGTGCAATTTGCCCATGGTACAATACTTCTGGCATTGGTTTTCCTGTGGGCAGACGCGTCCGCAGATAGAAGGCAACAAGCTGCTTTCCTTGA from Spirochaetia bacterium harbors:
- the gltA gene encoding NADPH-dependent glutamate synthase, yielding MYQTREELDKTAQDLLKKYKDLALTPKMRAEIPVQQMPTQDPGVRIHNMNEVAEGYTEAQVKVEAMRCLQCKNKPCVQGCPVGIDIPAFIMKASEGDFKGSNAVIKESSLLPSICGRVCPQENQCQKYCTMGKLHKDVDQAVAIGRIERFVADYSREHDCDVTPEVAPSSGHKVAVVGSGPASISAAADLRRAGHEVVMFEALHKAGGVLVYGIPEFRLPKKLVQRELDGLTKMGVEINLNFLVGRTQTIEDLMKKDGFEAIFIGSGAGLPKFLGIPGENNVGVFSANEYLTRSNLMKAYDAEHSMTPEWQSEKVAIFGGGNVAMDAARTALRLGAKEVTVIYRRSETELPARKEEVGHAKEEGVKFMLLHQPHEIVADEKGRVTGVKVITCKLGEPDASGRRSPVEIPGTEKVYPFDTVVVSIGNTSNPLIKLTTEGIDTNKRGNFIVNEDTCETTLKGVYAGGDIVLGAATVILAMGQGRKAAKAMNEYLAKL